The Opitutales bacterium region GCTGGATCTCGGGCTTTTCGGCATGCCTTCCGAGCCTTACGGTTTTTCAAATAATGCGCGCGCCGTCATTGGTTTGCCAAGCTTTGAGGCAGCAGCGATCAGCCTGGAATCAGCGGAGTCAGGCGCACAGCCGACTTATTACATTCGCTTGCACTAGTCTCTCAATCGATCTGAGCGATTGCCTTCAGGATATGTGCTGCTGCGGCGAATCCTAAGGTTCCTGTGATAGAGCTCATCGTCCCAAAACCATTGTCGCAATTCAGACGGTAGTCAGCGCCTTTCTCGCGCCGTTCACATACGGTGCCATCTTCTCTTGGGAATTTGGGTTCTTCTGGTGTATAGACCGCAGGAATCCTGAATTTCCAGCGTCGCTCACGGGGGAAGCCATGCCGTTGGCGCAACTGTTTGCGAACGAGGGATAAAAGCGGGTCGTTGCGGGTTCGTGATAGATCTTCCACCATAACTTGTGTCGGATCCCAGCGTCCGCCGGCTCCTCCAGATGTTATGACTGGTATGTCGCGCTGACGACACTTGTGTAACAGATGAACTTTGTGTTTCACACTATCAATTGCATCGAACAAGTAATCAAAGCCGGGCGACAGGATGCTATTTGATGAGCTTTCGGTATAAAATTTTTCGACTGTATCGATCCGTATCTCAGGATTAATTGCGCGGATTCGCGACGCCATCTCGGCGACTTTTGGCTTCCCGATGCTGCCGTCTAAGGCGTGGATTTGGCGATTCACATTCGTGATACAGACTTCATCAGCATCTACCAAAGTGAGCTGGCCGACGCCCGACCGAGCCAATGCTTCGACAGCCCAGGTTCCTACACCACCGATGCCTACCACACAGACGTGGGCATTTTGGATATGTTCGAAAGCAGCTTGGCCGTAAAGTCGAGCAATGCCACCGAAGCGAAATGATTGTTCTTGGGGAATCACGCAGGATTTCTTGTATCTATGATATCCTGGTGTCGAGAATAGAGGATATTTACGCTTGAGTCGTCTGGTAATAGGTGTCTTTGTCTTCCGTTTCCCAATGAACAAGACACGCAAATCGATCAAAAAGCGATTCAAGGTCACCGGAAGTCGAAAGCTCGTTCGCCGCACACCAGGCTACCGCCATATGCTGCGCACTAAGTCCACCAAGGCACGCCGTCGCGCCGGACAGGATAAGCTCCTGCCCGAAAGCCACGCGAAAACCTTGCGCAATGCCATCACTCCAGGGTTGTAATCGCAATAATCACCGCATTAACTATCTAGTCGGGTGTAACAACAGGCGACCCGGCGGCTCCAAAAAATACATCACAAAACATGCCTAGAGCAACCAACGGACCCGCGACCCGAAAACGTCGCAAGAAAGTCATCAAGCAGGCCAAGGGTTACTTCGGTAACAAAAGCCGGCTTTATCGCTACGCTAAAGACGCTGTCGAGCGTGCAGGAAACTTCGCTTACCGCGATCGTCGCAAAAAGAAGACGACCATGCGTCAGCTTTGGATCGTTCGCATCAATGCAGCGTGTCGCGCTGAGGACATCAGCTACAGCCGTCTTATAAATGGCCTCAAGCTCGCCAACATCGATTTGAACCGAAAGGTCTTGTCTGAAATGGCGATTCACGAGCCTGAGCAATTCAAGGCAGTCGTGGTCAAGGCTAAGGAGGCCCTAGTTGCAGCTCCAGCCGCTGAGTAGATCTTAGATCTTTTATTTTTTCAAAACCGGCCCGATTCATTTCGGGTCGGTTTTTTTGTGCTCTTTTGGCATTTCCCTACTGCCGGACATAGATCACGCACATCGAAAAATTATCGACATTGAAACTGTGGATGAATCGGTAGGAGGCAGTGTTGAGCCAGTGCGCGAGGTCTTTTTCTGACAGGCGTCTGGGTGGCTTCAGC contains the following coding sequences:
- a CDS encoding tRNA threonylcarbamoyladenosine dehydratase, with amino-acid sequence MPQEQSFRFGGIARLYGQAAFEHIQNAHVCVVGIGGVGTWAVEALARSGVGQLTLVDADEVCITNVNRQIHALDGSIGKPKVAEMASRIRAINPEIRIDTVEKFYTESSSNSILSPGFDYLFDAIDSVKHKVHLLHKCRQRDIPVITSGGAGGRWDPTQVMVEDLSRTRNDPLLSLVRKQLRQRHGFPRERRWKFRIPAVYTPEEPKFPREDGTVCERREKGADYRLNCDNGFGTMSSITGTLGFAAAAHILKAIAQID
- the rplT gene encoding 50S ribosomal protein L20, giving the protein MPRATNGPATRKRRKKVIKQAKGYFGNKSRLYRYAKDAVERAGNFAYRDRRKKKTTMRQLWIVRINAACRAEDISYSRLINGLKLANIDLNRKVLSEMAIHEPEQFKAVVVKAKEALVAAPAAE
- a CDS encoding 50S ribosomal protein L35 — translated: MNKTRKSIKKRFKVTGSRKLVRRTPGYRHMLRTKSTKARRRAGQDKLLPESHAKTLRNAITPGL